One segment of Pyrococcus sp. ST04 DNA contains the following:
- a CDS encoding MBL fold metallo-hydrolase: MKIVWYGHACFLIKTEGVSILIDPYPDVDEDRMEKVDYILITHEHMDHYGKTPLIAKLNDAEVIGPKTVYLMAISDGLTKVREIEAGQEIELGDVKVEAFYTEHPTSQYPLGYLIKGEKNVAHLGDTYYSPTFKQLRGKVDVLLVPIGGRSTASEREAVDIIDIIKPRIVVPMHYGTYGPNNVENFKQELIKRRVWVLVKDLKPYEGFEV, encoded by the coding sequence ATGAAGATAGTTTGGTATGGACACGCTTGTTTTTTAATTAAAACTGAAGGAGTGAGTATCCTAATAGATCCTTATCCAGATGTTGATGAAGACAGAATGGAGAAAGTAGATTACATCCTAATAACTCATGAGCACATGGATCATTATGGGAAAACTCCTTTGATAGCAAAACTTAACGACGCCGAGGTCATAGGGCCAAAGACAGTATACCTAATGGCAATTAGTGATGGACTCACAAAAGTCAGAGAGATTGAAGCAGGTCAAGAAATTGAGCTTGGTGATGTTAAAGTTGAAGCATTTTATACAGAGCATCCTACCAGCCAATACCCCCTGGGATACCTAATAAAAGGTGAGAAAAATGTTGCCCATCTTGGAGATACATATTACAGTCCGACATTTAAACAGCTTAGAGGGAAAGTGGATGTTCTTCTGGTTCCGATAGGTGGTAGATCCACTGCAAGCGAGAGAGAGGCTGTAGATATCATTGATATAATAAAGCCTAGAATAGTCGTTCCAATGCACTATGGAACATATGGGCCAAATAATGTTGAGAACTTTAAACAAGAGCTCATAAAAAGGAGGGTTTGGGTTCTTGTAAAGGACCTAAAGCCTTATGAGGGTTTCGAAGTTTGA
- the radB gene encoding DNA repair and recombination protein RadB, which produces MRVSKFEGKEMLLTTGVKGLDRLLAGGVAKGVILQVYGPFATGKTTFAMQVGLLNEGKVAYVDTEGGFSPERLSQMAEARGIDPQRALEKFLIFEPMDLNEQRKIISKLKTIINEKFSLVVVDSLTAHYRAEGRDYGEIAKQLQVLQWIARKKNVAVIVVNQVYYDSSSGELKPIAEHTLGYRTKDILRFEKLRVGVRIAVLERHRLRPEGGIVYFKITDKGLEDVEVENWKNRED; this is translated from the coding sequence ATGAGGGTTTCGAAGTTTGAGGGTAAAGAAATGTTGCTAACTACTGGAGTTAAGGGGTTAGATAGGCTTTTGGCTGGTGGAGTTGCTAAGGGTGTTATTTTGCAGGTGTATGGCCCCTTTGCTACGGGCAAAACAACTTTTGCTATGCAAGTTGGATTGCTAAACGAGGGTAAGGTTGCATACGTTGATACGGAAGGTGGTTTTTCCCCAGAAAGACTTTCTCAAATGGCCGAGGCAAGGGGAATTGATCCACAGAGAGCCCTTGAGAAGTTTTTAATTTTTGAACCTATGGATTTAAACGAGCAGAGGAAAATAATCTCAAAGCTGAAGACAATTATTAATGAGAAATTCTCTTTAGTTGTTGTTGATTCCTTAACCGCCCACTATAGGGCTGAAGGAAGGGATTATGGGGAAATAGCGAAGCAACTTCAAGTTCTTCAGTGGATAGCGAGGAAGAAAAATGTTGCAGTTATAGTTGTAAATCAGGTGTATTATGATTCATCAAGCGGAGAACTCAAGCCAATAGCCGAGCACACTCTTGGGTACAGGACGAAGGATATTCTGAGATTTGAGAAGCTTAGGGTTGGGGTTAGAATTGCAGTCTTAGAGAGGCACAGGTTGAGGCCAGAGGGGGGAATAGTGTACTTTAAAATAACTGACAAAGGGCTAGAGGATGTTGAGGTTGAAAATTGGAAAAATAGGGAGGATTAA